Genomic window (Flavobacteriales bacterium):
ATCGCCAGCTCCGCATGGCCCGGCACCTTGGGCTGAGCGAGGATTTCGTCCGCGAGTTCATGGATGCCATCCACCGGGAGAGCATCCGCCGCCAGACCTTCGAGGGCGCCGATGGGCTCCCCGTAGGATCTAAAGAGATCTTATCGAAGGGAGCGTAGCGCCAAAGGGCCTTCCCCTACATTCGGCGCGCCTGCAAGCAAAACCCTTTACCGGAACCGAAACCAACCAACCCAGATGAACGGACGAAAACTACTCGTGGCTGCAGTTGTCGCTTCACTGCCAGGCCTGTTGCAAGCGCAGCTCTCCTTCACCAACAGCACCCCCCTGATGGGCGCCAGCGTGAGCGGCGGCTGCATGGGCGTGACTGACATGAACGGCGACGGGCTCGACGACATCGTGAAGCTCGACAACGCGCGCGTGCTCAAGGTCGATTACCAGAACGCCAACGGGACCTTCACCTCGGTGAACTACGGCAACATGAGCGCCAGCGGCCAATGGGGCTTCGCGGCGGCTGATATCGACAATGATGGCCACAAGGACGTGGTGAGCGGCGGGAGCTATGACGGCGTTCACTACCGCCGCATCACCGGCGTTGGCCAGAGCACGATCAGCGACCTTAACAATGGCAGCCTCTTCACGCAATGCGTGAACATCGCCGACATCAACAACGACGGCCATAACGACTACTGGGCCTGCCATGACGACGGCGCTCCACGTCAGTGGCTCAACAACGGCACCGGCAATCTCTCCTACGCCGATATCATCGACTATACCACCAACCCGACCAGCGACATGAGCGGGAACTACGGCAGCGTGTGGACCGACTTCGACAATGACGGCGACCTCGACCTCTACATCGCGCACTGCCGCCAGGGCGTGAACGACCCCAACGATCCCCGCCGCTGGAACCGCCTCTTCGTGAACGACGGCAGCAACAACTACACGGATCAGGCGGAGGACTACGGTGTGCAGATCCGCTACCAGAGCTGGACGGCCGATTTCGGCGACATCGACAACGATGGCGACTTCGACATGGTTGTGACCAACCACGACAACGATATCCAGCTATTCGAGAACGACGGAACCGGCCACTTCACCGATATCAGTGCAGGCAGCGGCCTGGAGTTCGGCGGCTTCATGCTCCAGAGCAAGTTCGCAGATTTCGACAACGATGGCTTCATTGACATCCTGATCGCTGGCGGCGTGGAGTACTACTTCAAGAACGACGGCGACGGCACCTTCACCCGTATCACCAACCTGCTGCCCAGCAGCAAGGCGCTGCACAGCTTCGCGACCGGCGACCTGAACAACGATGGCTTCGTGGACGTCTTCGCCAACTACGGTTCCAATTACATCACCCCTGACAACAACAACCCGGACCGCCTCTGGCTGAACGACGGCAACGACAATCACTGGTTCGGCGTGCGCCTGCAAGGCACCGTGAGCAACCGCGACGCCGTGGGGGCCCGCATCACCATCACCGGCCCATGGGGCACGCAGATCCGTGAGGTGCGCTCGGGTGAGAGCTACGGCATGGTCACCACCTTCGCTGGCATGTTCGGCCTAGGTGCGCATACCGTGATCCCCACCCTCACTGTTCGTTGGCCCGCTGGCGGCACCGAGACCTTCACCAACATCGCCGCAGACCAGTACATCACGATCGTCGAGAACACCTGCATCAGCCCGGTTGCGACGATCACGCCCATCGGCAATCCTGTCCTTTGCGGCAATGGCGATAGCGTGGTGCTGGAGGCGAATGCCGGCTTCGAGTACACCTGGAGCACCGGCGCCAGCACCCAGTCCATCGACGTGACCGCGCCGGGGAACTACTCGGTGGTGATCGACGATGGCAGCGGCTGCACCGGTACCACCAGCTTCTTCGTGCAACAGAGCCCCGACGAGACCCCAACCGTTACTGCCGATGGGCCTACCACCATCTGCCAGGGCGGCGCGGTTCAGCTGACGAGCTCAGTCGCCAACGGATACAGCTGGAGCAATGGCGCCACCACCCAGCAGGCGAGCATTACCCAGTCCGGCACTTACACGGTGACCATTACGGGCACCTGCGGCGAATTCACCAGCGCGCCCATTGAGGTCGAAGTGCTTGCCGCACCGATGCCGGTGGCTGAAGACGTGATCCTCTCCGGTCCTGGATCAGCGAGCTTGGAGGCGATCGGGGATAACATCCAATGGTTCGCGGAGAACGCTGGCGGCCCTGCTATCGCCACTGGAAACACGTTCATCACCCCCTTCTTGAACTCCACGACCACTTATTACGCCAGCGCCACCACCATCCATGGCGGCGGTGAATGGTTCGGAGGGCCGGTTGACAGGCTCACCACCGCAGCGCCCGGCGCGTACCACACCAATAGCGACAACTACCCGGTGTTCACTGCCTCGGAGGCCTTCACCATCGTGAGCGTGAAAGTGTACGCCAACGGCGCCGGCAACCGTACCGTGGCGCTCATCGACCGTGCGGATGGCAGCACCATTGCCAGCCAGGTGATCAACATCCCCGATGGCGAGAGCCGCATCGACTTGAACTACTCCGTGCCCGGCCCTGGCGAATATGGCCTGCGTTGCGTGGGCGGCAACCCGCAGCTCTGGCGTGACGGCAATGGCAGCAACCCCACCTACCCCTATGCCTTGGGCACCGTGGGCGCCATCACTACCAGCAGCGTAACGGGCGCCAATGCGCTCAACTTCTACTACTTCTTCTACGATTGGGAAGTGGAGGCCGAAGGCGTAGCCTGCGAAAGCTTGCGCGACCCTGCGACCGTGGAGATCGGCGTGGGCATCGCCGAAGCAGGCGCGGCTCAGTTAGGCGTGTTCCCTAACCCGGCACATGAGTCGGTCACGGTTGTGGCCAACGGCCTGGCTGGAATCACCGGCTACGAACTGGTGGATGTGACCGGTCGCATCGCGCTCAGCTTGGGAACGAGCACCACGGGTACCCTGACGCTCAGCTTGCAAGGCATCGCGCCGGGCGAATACGTGGTGCGTGTTCGCCATGCCGATGGCAGCAGCCATCAGCGCATCGTGGTGCAATAAGGCGCACGGAGGAATTGCTGGAAGCCCCGCGATCCGCTCGCGGGGCTTCTTCTTTCCATCCTCGTGGTTGCATGCCATCGATCCGGCCATTGGCCTCAGGCTAACTTCGGCCGCATGAAGGGCATGGCCACCGCTCGCATCGCGATCATCGGTGCTGGCGCGCTCGGGAGTGAGCTGCTTCACCGTCTGCGTGGTCTGCCCATTGAAGCCATCTCCGTATTCGATGGAGATCGCGTTGAAGCCGGCAACCTCGTCAGGCAACGGTTCTATGCCCTGCAGGATGTCGGTTTGCTCAAGGCAGATGCGTTACGGGCGAGGCTCGGATCCATCCTGTCTCGTGCAAAGGTTGAATCAGAACCACGGTTCATCGATGCCGGGAATGCCACGGATTCGTTGAGAGGACACGATTTGATCGCGGACTGCACGGATGACCTCCACGCAAGGGATCTTCTTGATCGGGCATGTTCAGCGTTGGGGATCCCATTGGTCAGCGGCGCGCTGCACCGCGATCAAGGCCAGATGCTGTTGCTGCACGCTCGCGGTGAAAGAAGCGAGCTATCGCGTGCCGATGTCTTCGATGGGCGCATCGGTCCGGCTCAGGATGGCTGCGATATGCAACAGGTGCCGATGGACGCGGTCGAAGCCGTTGCTGAGCGCATGAGCGGGACCATCACATCGCTGCTTCGGGGGGAACGAATGGTCAATGGGTCGCTCGACCTGTATGATGGCGGTGAAAGGCGTTGGATCACTTTCAAGCCCGAGTTGACATGCTGACCGTGGAGGAGGCTCAGCGGATCTGCATGGCGAATGCGCCTGCGATGCCTGCAGAGTTCCGGAGGCTGGAGCATGCCATTGGCGCTTGCCTCGCCCAAGATGCTTTCGCAGCGGACGATTACCCGCGCATGGATGTGAGCGCTGTTGATGGTTACGCTGTGTCGGACCCAAGTGGACCATGGACACGCATTGGGAGCATTGCCGCTGGACAGGTGCTTGGCCGATCGCTCGGAGCGGGTGAGTGCGCGCGGATCTTCACGGGTGCAGCGGTGCCCGAAGGCACGCATGGCATTGTGATGCAGGAGCGCGTTGGAACGGGCGGTGGAGCCCAATCCATCCGTGCGCTCACAGAGGTGCTCCCTGGCACCAACATCCGCAGGCGCGGCGAGTCGTTCCGCTCAGGTGAGCTGCTCGTGGCCAAGGGCGAACGCATGAACGCCGCTGCAGTGGGTCTGCTGGCCTGCGGGGGGCTCGACGAAGTGATGGTGGTCACGGAGCCGATCGTATCGATCGTGCGCACCGGCAGTGAGTTCATTGAGCCGGGCGAGGACCATGCTGGCTTGATCCACTCCAGCAATGAGCGCATGCTGGTGGCAGCCATCAGGTCGGCCTGGTTCCATACGGAGGAGCCGCCCTTCACCGCGAGCGACGACCCGGCGGAGATCCGCGCCGTACTGGAAGCAGCGCTGGCGGATAGTGATGCGGTGATCACCACAGGCGGCGTCTCCGTCGGTGATCACGATTCCATCCGTCAGGTCTTGGACAGCATGGGAGCCAGCATCCACTTCCATGGCGTAAGGCAGAAGCCAGGCAAGCCCATGCTCTTCGCTACGATCAAGGGCAAGCCGGTGTTCGCGCTGCCCGGCAATCCGCGCGCTGTGCTGGTCTGCTGGCACGCGTATGTGCTCCCCTTCCTGCGCAGCATGCAAGGTGCCCTGTACCCCTTTGCAGGCAGGGAGCAGCTGCCGCTTGAACGGCCGATCGAATTGAAGGGCGACCGCGCCGAGTTCCGTGCTGCGCGCATATGCAATGGGTTGGTGGAGCTCCTGCCCGAGGAGGGCTCGCACATGCTCACCACGCTGGTGCATGCTGATGCGCTC
Coding sequences:
- a CDS encoding molybdopterin molybdotransferase MoeA encodes the protein MLTVEEAQRICMANAPAMPAEFRRLEHAIGACLAQDAFAADDYPRMDVSAVDGYAVSDPSGPWTRIGSIAAGQVLGRSLGAGECARIFTGAAVPEGTHGIVMQERVGTGGGAQSIRALTEVLPGTNIRRRGESFRSGELLVAKGERMNAAAVGLLACGGLDEVMVVTEPIVSIVRTGSEFIEPGEDHAGLIHSSNERMLVAAIRSAWFHTEEPPFTASDDPAEIRAVLEAALADSDAVITTGGVSVGDHDSIRQVLDSMGASIHFHGVRQKPGKPMLFATIKGKPVFALPGNPRAVLVCWHAYVLPFLRSMQGALYPFAGREQLPLERPIELKGDRAEFRAARICNGLVELLPEEGSHMLTTLVHADALAYFPESVQGMAQGERVQLIPLR
- a CDS encoding ThiF family adenylyltransferase, which codes for MKGMATARIAIIGAGALGSELLHRLRGLPIEAISVFDGDRVEAGNLVRQRFYALQDVGLLKADALRARLGSILSRAKVESEPRFIDAGNATDSLRGHDLIADCTDDLHARDLLDRACSALGIPLVSGALHRDQGQMLLLHARGERSELSRADVFDGRIGPAQDGCDMQQVPMDAVEAVAERMSGTITSLLRGERMVNGSLDLYDGGERRWITFKPELTC
- a CDS encoding VCBS repeat-containing protein → MNGRKLLVAAVVASLPGLLQAQLSFTNSTPLMGASVSGGCMGVTDMNGDGLDDIVKLDNARVLKVDYQNANGTFTSVNYGNMSASGQWGFAAADIDNDGHKDVVSGGSYDGVHYRRITGVGQSTISDLNNGSLFTQCVNIADINNDGHNDYWACHDDGAPRQWLNNGTGNLSYADIIDYTTNPTSDMSGNYGSVWTDFDNDGDLDLYIAHCRQGVNDPNDPRRWNRLFVNDGSNNYTDQAEDYGVQIRYQSWTADFGDIDNDGDFDMVVTNHDNDIQLFENDGTGHFTDISAGSGLEFGGFMLQSKFADFDNDGFIDILIAGGVEYYFKNDGDGTFTRITNLLPSSKALHSFATGDLNNDGFVDVFANYGSNYITPDNNNPDRLWLNDGNDNHWFGVRLQGTVSNRDAVGARITITGPWGTQIREVRSGESYGMVTTFAGMFGLGAHTVIPTLTVRWPAGGTETFTNIAADQYITIVENTCISPVATITPIGNPVLCGNGDSVVLEANAGFEYTWSTGASTQSIDVTAPGNYSVVIDDGSGCTGTTSFFVQQSPDETPTVTADGPTTICQGGAVQLTSSVANGYSWSNGATTQQASITQSGTYTVTITGTCGEFTSAPIEVEVLAAPMPVAEDVILSGPGSASLEAIGDNIQWFAENAGGPAIATGNTFITPFLNSTTTYYASATTIHGGGEWFGGPVDRLTTAAPGAYHTNSDNYPVFTASEAFTIVSVKVYANGAGNRTVALIDRADGSTIASQVINIPDGESRIDLNYSVPGPGEYGLRCVGGNPQLWRDGNGSNPTYPYALGTVGAITTSSVTGANALNFYYFFYDWEVEAEGVACESLRDPATVEIGVGIAEAGAAQLGVFPNPAHESVTVVANGLAGITGYELVDVTGRIALSLGTSTTGTLTLSLQGIAPGEYVVRVRHADGSSHQRIVVQ